The proteins below come from a single Xyrauchen texanus isolate HMW12.3.18 chromosome 1, RBS_HiC_50CHRs, whole genome shotgun sequence genomic window:
- the LOC127652520 gene encoding transmembrane protein 9B-like: MSPLISAAAAVNLLTFSSLVWFLLTLSAQSSEAKNSEDIRCKCICPPYKEIDGQIYNQNVSLKDCNCLHVVEPMPVEGKDVEAYCLRCECKYEERSSGTIKVTIIIYLSILGLLLLYMVYLTLLEPMLKRRLFGHSQLIQSDDDVGDHQPFANAHDVLSRSRSSSNMLNKVEHAQQRWRRQVQEQRKSVFDRHVVLS; the protein is encoded by the exons ATGTCTCCATTGATCTCAGCAGCCGCTGCTGTCAATCTGTTGACGTTTTCATCGCTAGTTTGGTTTCTTCTGACATTATCGGCACAAAGCTCCGAAGCAAAG AACTCAGAAGACATCCGCTGTAAATGTATTTGTCCACCCTACAAGGAAATAGATGGACAGATCTACAACCAAAACGTTTCCCTGAAGGACTG TAATTGCCTCCATGTGGTGGAACCGATGCCTGTTGAAGGCAAGGATGTGGAGGCGTACTGTTTACGCTGTGAATGCAAGTATGAAGAAAGAAGTTCTGGAACTATTAAA GTCACCATAATTATTTATCTGTCTATTCTGGGCCTTCTGCTGCTGTATATGGTCTATCTTACGCTGTTGGAGCCTATGCTGAAGAGGAGACTCTTTGGCCATTCACAGCTCATTCAGAGTGATGATGATGTTGGG GACCATCAGCCCTTCGCCAATGCCCATGATgtgctctctcgctctcgctctagTTCCAATATGCTTAACAAAGTGGAACACGCTCAGCAGCGCTGGAGGAGGCAGGTCCAAGAACAGCGCAAGTCTGTCTTCGACCGCCATGTGGTGCTCAGCTAA